One Vicia villosa cultivar HV-30 ecotype Madison, WI unplaced genomic scaffold, Vvil1.0 ctg.000353F_1_1, whole genome shotgun sequence genomic window carries:
- the LOC131627267 gene encoding cysteine-rich receptor-like protein kinase 44: protein MAIVTTKLLFSLYSLLLLFIVSLTKAQSNFLYNFCLNDKGNYTTNSTYQNNLNTLLSNLTSNTQINYGFYNFSHGQNNDKVNAIGLCRGDVKPDVCRSCLNDSRVLLTKLCPNQKEAIGWYDNCMLRYSNRSIFGINEESPTFYMWNNYNASEVDQFNKVLGNLMTKLKEKAASSDSRRKFATDNDTDVNFQTIYGLVQCTPDLSYQDCSDCLEAAISEIPSCCNNKKGGRVVKASCNIRYETYRFYDPTPIIDLEKTSPPPQSSPQEKSKSSHTTITIVVPIVVAVVVVAALLSFICIYLMKSKPKMNHEEIEHDHDDIEIEESLQFNFDTIQVATNNFSEANKLGHGGFGIVYQGTLSTEQVIAVKRLSKGSGQGDSEFQNEVQLLAKLQHRNLVRLLGFCLKGKERLLIYEFVPNKSLDYFLFDPLKRAQLDWERRYKIIEGIVKGLLYLHEDSRLRIIHRDLKASNILLDNNMNPKISDFGMARLLLVDQTQVNTDKIVGTYGYMAPEYAMFGQFSIKSDVFSFGVLILEIISGLKVCGILHEQSMEDLLSFVWRNWREGTITNIIDPSLNNSLQNEIMRCIHIGLLCVQEKVVERPTMATIALMLNSYSVSLPFPLEPASFIGGRTGSLSISDMQSGENSAGIIRSSQSKSISTNDDSSDELSACG, encoded by the exons ATGGCAATTGTTACTACCAAGTTATTATTTTCCCTTTAttctcttctccttctttttattGTATCTCTAACCAAAGCCCAGTCAAATTTTTTGTACAACTTCTGTCTAAATGATAAAGGAAACTACACAACCAATAGCACATATCAAAACAATCTCAACACCCTTTTGTCTAATCTCACTTCCAACACACAAATCAACTACGGTTTCTACAATTTCTCCCACGGCCAAAACAACGACAAAGTTAACGCAATTGGACTCTGCAGAGGAGATGTTAAACCAGATGTTTGCCGCAGTTGTCTCAATGATTCAAGAGTTCTTCTCACAAAGCTTTGTCCAAATCAAAAAGAAGCTATTGGTTGGTATGATAACTGCATGTTACGCTACTCGAACCGATCAATATTCGGTATTAACGAAGAATCACCTACTTTTTATATGTGGAACAATTACAACGCATCAGAGGTTGATCAATTTAATAAAGTTCTCGGGAACTTGATGACGAAATTGAAGGAAAAAGCAGCATCAAGTGATTCTCGTCGTAAGTTTGCCACGGATAATGACACTGATGTTAATTTTCAAACCATATACGGTCTTGTGCAGTGTACACCTGATTTGTCATATCAAGATTGTAGTGATTGTTTAGAAGCTGCTATCTCAGAAATTCCTAGTTGTTGTAATAACAAGAAAGGTGGGAGAGTTGTTAAAGCAAGTTGTAATATCAGATATGAAACCTATCGCTTCTATGATCCCACACCTATAATAGATCTGGAAAAAACCTCTCCTCCACCACAAAGTTCACCACAAG AAAAAAGCAAATCATCGCATACTACCATCACCATAGTAGTGCCTATTGTTgtcgctgttgttgttgttgctgctctCCTAAGTTTCATTTGCATATACTTAATGAAAAGTAAGCCAAAGATGAATCATGAAGAAATAGAACACGATCACGATGATATTGAAATCGAGGAGTCATTGCAATTCAATTTCGATACAATACAAGTGGCAACAAATAACTTTTCTGAAGCTAATAAACTCGGACATGGCGGATTTGGAATTGTTTATCAA GGAACACTCTCTACTGAACAAGTGATTGCAGTAAAACGGCTGTCAAAAGGTTCTGGTCAAGGAGATAGTGAATTTCAGAATGAAGTGCAATTATTGGCTAAACTTCAACATCGGAATTTAGTTCGACTACTTGGTTTTTGtttaaaaggaaaagaaagacTACTTATCTATGAATTTGTTCCTAATAAAAGCCTCGACTACTTTTTATTTG ATCCACTAAAGAGAGCTCAATTAGACTGGGAAAGACGCTATAAAATTATTGAAGGTATTGTTAAAGGACTTCTTTACCTTCACGAGGATTCTCGACTTCGCATTATACATCGTGATCTTAAAGCAAGTAATATTCTCTTGGACAACAATATGAATCCTAAAATATCAGATTTTGGTATGGCCAGACTACTACTTGTTGATCAAACTCAAGTAAATACAGATAAAATCGTTGGAACATA TGGATATATGGCTCCTGAATATGCAATGTTTGgacaattttcaataaaatcagatGTTTTTAGTTTTGGAGTACTAATTCTAGAGATTATAAGTGGCCTGAAAGTTTGTGGCATTCTTCATGAGCAGAGTATGGAAGACTTACTTAGCTTT GTGTGGAGAAATTGGAGGGAGGGTACAATCACAAATATAATTGATCCATCATTAAACAATAGTTTACAAAATGAAATAATGAGATGCATTCACATTGGTTTACTATGTGTTCAAGAAAAAGTGGTTGAAAGGCCAACTATGGCTACTATTGCACTCATGCTTAATAGTTATTCAGTCTCTTTACCTTTCCCTTTGGAGCCTGCATCTTTTATAGGAGGCAGAACTGGAAGTCTTTCAATTTCAGACATGCAATCTGGTGAAAATAGTGCAGGGATAATAAGGTCAAGTCAATCCAAGAGTATATCAACAAATGATGATTCAAGTGATGAGTTATCGGCATGTGGGTGA